The Nymphaea colorata isolate Beijing-Zhang1983 chromosome 11, ASM883128v2, whole genome shotgun sequence genome includes the window AGTACTAATAATCGTAGTGGTGTGAATGTCggtcttaaaataaaaaatgatacgGAGAACGCGGTTCAGGATTAATTACGTTGAACAGATGATCGCTCAGATTACATGATCTGGCCTCCTCATCTTCCTGTTCCTGTGAAAAAGCGTTCCCCGGCAAGTTGCCGGCACATGTGACTGCCAGAGGCACGCCATGAAAGGAAAGCCTTACTTCTTCTAGGCTCTTCCACTTGCCCTTCGCGTTGCTGTACATTGGAACTTCCGCTTTTTACTTAGCACGGGTGTTTGCTTTTAACCACGCACTGGTCTCGTGGTGCACATTTCATGTATGGTCGTCCACCCGTTCGGACCGACCTTCGATGATCCGGAACCTTATTTCAGAAGGTGTTGGCAGTAATATATTGTGACCTGAAACCAAGAATGGGTTTAGTGTTATTTTACTTGTAAAGAAGAATAATATTATGTTCTTGAAAAGCATGTTTTActacatattttctttttaaagcaTAAAGTTTgttcttatatgtatatttatagaTCTAACAATCAAATGCTGGTTATAACCACATCATGTTTTATGGAATAAGAACATATAGTTTATTAGCAGTGTGTTCTAAGCCCCTCACCTTATAGATAAATAAGTTGAATAAGGATGTATCGGATTCATAGTTGGATAGTGGACACCTCTATCTATTAATAGTCTTCCTGACTTAATCTACCAAAAATTATAACATGGTTAAAAGCTGAAAATCGGTTTCTATGAGCAATCTCCTGTGAATAGGATCCACAAACTTTTGTCTGTGTTAGGATGGCCTGTACtgagatccaaatcaagaatctATAACGATTACTGGATAGCATTGTACACAAGCCGAGTCAAGTTTAAGCTCGGATAGCTTGAGTTGAGTCGATTTATATCTTGCTCAAACTAAGCTccactcgagctcgagtcgagctgttCAAGGTTAAGTCGAAGTTCACTCAATAGACCGATGGAATTccggctcgagcttgactcgtttaagcttATTTGCCAACTCTCCATTTGAATTGATCTCTTTCCTTGGCTTTAAATTTAGAAATTACaaagaaaacctaaaaaattaaatgaactTAAGTTTAATCAAGTCGAATTCATctaacttgaacttgactcttATAAGCTTGAGTTTTCAGTTAAGcacgagctcaactcatttacaaAAGAGTCGCCAAGCAAGTCCAAATCGAGTTTGGGTTGGTTCGACTCGTTGTACAGCCCTTAATGCCGGAACAAAATAATCTACGAATTTAACCAGTGAAATAACAAGGATCCGTCTCGCGTTATGACAACGGGATGAGGATACTATAGTGGAAACATGGATCAACAATGTGTGGGTAGATAAGATCCAAGTTTGTGATTTTGATGAATCAAAATTGCTTGCTGTTGGGACGGTTCATGAGCTTTCATGGTGCGGCCGGCAAACACTTGCCTTCTTCTGTAGGGCAGCGTTGAACTCCATGCATGGCTGGTGGTGCTCCACAAGAACCTTTGATGATTGGGACAGATCCAACTTGCTTGATGCATTAAGTGAATCTGGACTTCCATCCAACTGCATCTACGTACTTACTTTTTTGCCGGGATGTGGACTATCGGTGACTATCGGGACCATCCGGATCTGAAATTTTGTACTTATAACCGAGTCCGGATCCAAATATGTCAGGATCTGAATTCTGAGAATTAGAAGAGGCCAAGAGTTCGATACCCAAAAATTCATCTTTACGAAGGGCGGTGTGAGAGTGCACTAGAGCTGAAGCCATCAATGAATTTAACTCAACCGAACATGTTAGGATCAGCTATGTCAACGAAATCCTGGCATGCATTCCGCTTTTCgataaattctctctctctctctctctctctctttatatatatatatatatatatatatatatatatatataccatgcgATGATTGTTGATTTGTTGGCTTGTGCAAGTTCGTGGTCCAGGTATTCTGTTGTAGGTTTTTCAGTTCTTACTTCCATTTCTCTTTGGAATGCTACATTCCTTATCATTAGTTCAAGAGAGCGTTGTGGGTGTTCGGGCCAGAACACCTACCCGCATGTTCGTGGAGCATGGTGCCCTTCAAACGGTTCTGCACGAGGAGCATTTTGGttatcataaagaaaaagggtaTTCCAGTCATTTTAGAAAAGTAACTTTTGTCCCTCTCTTTTTTGCTCTTATAGGAGTGGTCTTCTTTTTTCGCAtacaagggcattttggtcattttgaacCTCAAACCTGAGTAGACTCTGTCTCTTCTCGTCTTACATCAAACCTTTTTGCTAGTtcagaagagaaaaatggagatcaaatttgaatcttatGTCAgacttgagatttttattttgacGAACAGTAAGGTCCAGAGTGGATCTTTCGCGACATAAGCAGGAGCAAGTCACATGAAATAGGAAATCAAATACCCCAAAGGGCATTAAGTCCAGGTCCTTTTAAAGCCTTGGCAATGCTTTCATCAACTTTGAGAGTGGTTTTCACATAGGCAGAACCTCCATGAGCTCTGAGTTGGAACCAGAAACGAACGATTGTAATGTTATACAATGTTTGCCTTTGTCCATAGAGCGAATACTTCTGCAATATCCTATAAAAATATTAGTATTGCAAATTTATAAGGTTTGCCAAGATGAATGTAGGCATTCCTTGATCTCCTTTCTAACTGTAATCGCCGTACTCTAGCCTGGTTAAAATCAACTTCTGCTGTGGCTGCACAAGTCCACACAGGATTACTCTCACTAGTACCAGACTTGAGTATCTAATAGTATTCTCTGTATGAAAAATTGTTGCTaatttcagatgaacatgaagAAAGAACCGTTGGAAAGGGGGGAAAATAAAGCACATCAGATTGCAGCCAAAATACAAATTGATACAGCTAGAGCTACAACTCATCTTTTCCAACCACTTTAAGTCCCCAGCTCATGTCTTCACAGTGCTTCACATGTGGGACAAGTTTCCCAGTGTCAGTACCTACCTTAGCTTTGCAGTCATAAAAGGGAGGTGCATGAAAACAAGGTTCAATTGACATGGCTCGGCGACAAGGGGGATCTGGCGCAGTGTCATTCTCTGGCTTGTAAAGAATCCATGGCCTTATGCCTCCAAGTCCTTGAGCTACATATCCAAAAGTAGACCATGCACTTGTAATCAACATATCATTCAAGCTCAAAAGATACATTTCTGCTAATGCCTTCATGTTATGGATCTCTTTCTCAGTCTGTTGGAACTCTTCATGGCTTGGTTGATAAACACTTATAATGTCACCATTCACGGTTGGATGAGCCCAATACATATTTCTGATCCATTCGAAATAACCACCACTTAGAGAAGTTATAAGAACAGCTTTATGCCTTCTCTTTGGATCATGCCAGGAAGTTACAGGTTCATGCCGTGATATGTTTGGTAAAATTTCCATATTCCTTGCACATGAAAGTATCTGATCCAGCACGTGCTGAAACGGGCCTTTTCTAGTATCGAAGGTCCTGATTTGAATGCCGATTCTCTCGTCTGCATGAGCCAAATAAGCATCATAAAACCTGGTAATCATGCCCCAGACAGAATTTGCTGGGTGGAAAAGATATCGACCCATGTGGTAAAAGACGGTGTCTTTCTCAGGAAAAAGTCTATTCAGTTCTTCCACAAATTTGGGCATGAGAAATAGAGATGGCACAAAATAATTATCTGTTCTCAAGAACAGCCAAGGGACTCCTTGGAGGAGAATCTGTTCATCGTCACAAAAGAATAGTTTATCATGCTCATCATAATCATGGGATAGATGCACATACACAAAAGTTAGTGGAAACAAAGTGGACAAACCACCCTCTTTCTTGCTGCTTAGTTTCAGCATATGGCCATATCTTTCTGGCGAGTTTGTATTAAAATCCTTGAACTGGTTTAATGGAAAATCTGGGGGAAGTAGCCATGAACCCTCTGGGAATGGTTCACAAAATAAATATGCCAAGTCAACTCTTCCATCAACAAGTAAAATCCTGTTGCTAAGGAGAGCATAAAGAAATGCTGAAGCAATAGACAAGATCTTGTTCCCAAGTCCACTATTTGCTATCCACACCACATATTGACAATCCGCATTTTCAGAACTAGAGCCAGGCTTGAGTAAATTTACAGTTTTGTTATATGATGCTGTGTATGGACCACATTTCTTATGAAGAGCTTCATACTTCCTCAGCCTATCTATAAGATATGCAGAAGGTTTCAATTGTGACTTTTTATGATAACTAGCAGACTGGTACCGGCTAAGGCATGTCCTTTCATCAAATCCATCAGAAAGCAGGCCACCAAGTAGCTTGTCGTTGAGCTCATCAGAACTTTgagaattttcattttctgaaatATACAAAGACAAAATGAACTCCACACTGGAGAATGGAAAAGGCAGTGAAATTGAAAGCACGTCATGCACAAGAAGCaaacataataacaaaaaacataATGTTGATGGATTAAACCCAAGGCATCAACAGTTGAATGTTTCAGGTAGTAGGTAATGGACAAATTTTCAGGAAGGAACCTTTTCTGCTATGTTCAAACTCCTCATTGTGAAATAATTATTACAGTACAAGGGACAGAggatttataaataaaaaaataaaatgacctAGTGAAGACAACAACAAATCTACACAAGCTTGAATGCACTTGGAAGCAACTTATAACATTGAGAAACTAAACCAGGTTCCACGTATTTTTCTCTTGGTAGAGCTAACTGATTGAATAACAAACTTGAGTAATCTaagaaagaagcaaaacaaatcttGCCAATGGAACATGCTAATGACCATATCCGTATGAATGTGAGCTCGTGCATAGAAAATTTTGTTGTATATGCATCTGACTTTCTGAATCCACATGTACTTGAGCATATCCCCTGCATATATATGTCTTCATATGGAGGCATGTAAATTCAGGACAATCCAACACAAAGCCAAGCCTCAAAGTAAACAGCATTAACATAAACTCCGACCAGTCTGGGTAGGGTCTCCCCTTATTAGAAAAAAGGTACTAAAGAAAGTAAAAGGACAAATGTCTAATCGGAGATAGAATAGGCTTCAAAAGGTACCATAGTGATTGGGTAAAAACTTACTTCAAATTTTTCAGTTTCCCAAAGATTATTTAATTctcataaaaaagaatataCCTAGCTCTTCAGTCTTTGATGAGAGGACATGTCATAATTAATATGCGTCGTCACTTTCAAGCAAGAGTATGCTAATGTGTTGTACTTCATAATGCCCTTTGTTGTTTGTTTCCCAAGAAAATTACTCTATGCATAATCAACATATGAGCTATTGATTAGTGTCACAATGTGATAAATATCAGGTGAAATTGAACAGATCATTCGGAACATGATCATTGAAAGGGAGAGTCGTCAATAGAGATTTAAGGT containing:
- the LOC116265057 gene encoding galactoside 2-alpha-L-fucosyltransferase-like, whose amino-acid sequence is MKRSTRQEPDQGNSAAERGTRLRSPVKKLFMSMGRGTVILGGCLVVLSLFVTLSFVYQDPPLGRYTISSVSSGQNLYRGSGFGGDLGNGGKMVDGFDGVIGGRNLEGEAKEENENSQSSDELNDKLLGGLLSDGFDERTCLSRYQSASYHKKSQLKPSAYLIDRLRKYEALHKKCGPYTASYNKTVNLLKPGSSSENADCQYVVWIANSGLGNKILSIASAFLYALLSNRILLVDGRVDLAYLFCEPFPEGSWLLPPDFPLNQFKDFNTNSPERYGHMLKLSSKKEGGLSTLFPLTFVYVHLSHDYDEHDKLFFCDDEQILLQGVPWLFLRTDNYFVPSLFLMPKFVEELNRLFPEKDTVFYHMGRYLFHPANSVWGMITRFYDAYLAHADERIGIQIRTFDTRKGPFQHVLDQILSCARNMEILPNISRHEPVTSWHDPKRRHKAVLITSLSGGYFEWIRNMYWAHPTVNGDIISVYQPSHEEFQQTEKEIHNMKALAEMYLLSLNDMLITSAWSTFGYVAQGLGGIRPWILYKPENDTAPDPPCRRAMSIEPCFHAPPFYDCKAKVGTDTGKLVPHVKHCEDMSWGLKVVGKDEL